The genomic window AGTGTGCCTGAAGCTATAGACCATCGGTGAACCACTGGCCTAAATTACACAATAAGTAAGCCAAGAGAAGTCATTGTTTGCATTCACCACATTGTGACATGCAAGGATTGCAAATAACAGAGAATTTTGAAAAAACAcatatataaacattttttctttgtgaTCATTAAGATGTCTAACATGAGGGACAGAACCCAAAAATCACTCATGCTTATACAAGTCTTGATTTATTACATGATTGGGTTTCTGAGGCCGGCCTATTTCTTACAGCTTATACAACGATTTGAACACAGCAGACAAATTCACATGCAGTGATAACTCATAGATTATAAGGGTAATATATGCTGTGCATAATATCAAACACAATGCACATAATGAAAACTAGTTATATCCAGACCTCTTCTTGACTCCACAGAGTAATAGATGTGTATTCTGGATAAACTCAGGTGACgttaacaataacaaaatgtaagGTGTGTCACATCTAGAGCACATGACATTTCATGTTGGCTGGCTGCCACTTAATGAATGAGATCCGTCATTTATGTTATTTTCTAATTCTACCGAGGTCTGCAACATTATCTTAACTTATTGTCTTCTTACGGTTTTAACATGTATTCGTTTGACTTGAAGTGGCAACGACTGTGGGGCAACTAAGCTGCTGCCCTCTCTGTTTTGTGTCGCTTATGAGTCTTATCTTCTCTGATCTGATTATAATAGTATAACCTCAAACTTTGTTCTAAATTATCATCTGTACGTAAGATAAACGCGCGTAGGCCTGCGTCACCGTTTTTCTTAAACATAATTTCCTTTTACGCAACTGTCCTTTTCTCGATCTCCAGTGAAGAGGGAGGGAAGATTCTCAGGGCACAGGTTGTCTGCTTCATCCTCAATCAGGCAAACTGTGCGTTCTTGAGAGGCAGTAACAGCAGGACATGTTCTTTTGCATCTAAATGGCATTAAACTTCCTCAGACACCCTGTTCGCAGGTTTCCATTGTGCAGATCGGGGCTGCGCTGCTGTCGTCAGGTGTGCGCTGATGAAGGGGACGCAGTGGCATCTGTTGTTGACGCCTCCTTTAGACTCGCGCCGCGTCGGGCAGGAGGACACACGCCCAGCTGGAAATAAGTATTAAGTGTTACGTGCGTTGAGAATCCTTCTAATCTCTGATCTGTTGGATTACTTCTCTGGTGGACGGGACTTGGCCCCATCCATAGTTTTGGCCATTATTTTACGCACACTGAAATCCATTTTTGCGCGCCCTTATTTGCGCCTCGGCACCTGCACGATGGATTAAACACTCATTAGTTttagcctatttttttttagttgtgcTCTCAAAGTAATTGTGGATTATTAATGGACTCGCATCATGCTTAACAATGATGATATTTTGGTCACTCGGGCGCACAGCGGTACGTTGGATTAAGAGCCAGGGACTTTCCACTGCTCTTGGACCAAGCACCTGTTTACTCTCCTGAGACACTCCGACCTGCTTTAGCACTGTTGTCGCGCTGGGATGGAGAGCGAGCTGAGACCCAGGCTCTGTTTCCTGACCAAAGGTGAGCGCGGTTATGGCTTTCACCTGCACGGTGAGAGGAACAGAGGCGGACAGTACATCCGCAAAGTGGAGCCGGGCTCCTCGGCTGAAATGGCCGGGTTGCGACCAGGGGACCGAGTGGTGGAGGTGAACGGGGAGAATGTGGAGAATGAAACCCATCACCAAGTGAGTAATGTCTCAACAAATCCCTTTATGGAAATCACAGACAAGTGCTTGCATGCAGAGGCTCACAAACAATGACTTCTATACCTGTTAGACCACTTTTCCCTTGCCTgaggagaaagggggggggggggggggactaaaATGGGTCATTGTGATCCTTGTGAAATGGGAATCACAGGGTGTCATTGTCGTCCTGGAACTGTGTTAGGTGCAGAGCAGGGTGACCGACATACCCTAAATGACCCAACACTAATCATTTCAGTTTGTCTGAAGTTCCGCTCTGTTCTCTTCCCTGAGCAGGTGGTGAACAGAATCCGTGAGGTGGCCCACCGCACCAGGCTGCTGGTGGTGGACAAAGTCACAGACGATTACCTCCACAGCCATGGCCTGTCCTGCACTGAGGACCTTGCTATAGAAATGGGAACCCTCTCCCCGCGCCCTTCGCCCGGACCCACTCCCTCAACTTCTCCCTTGCCCACAGGGAATTCACCCCTGTCTCCAAaaactcaccacacacacacatttcacccAACTGCTGCAGACTTGACTACGAACACGATCCAACGAGGCAAAGTCAGGACAACCTCAGTGACATCAAGTACAGCAACAGACACAGAGGTAAGAGTAGACATCAGCACATCAGGGTTGTCATGATTCCACATTTTTAgagctttaagaaaaatctAACGACATCGATACTTGTTttaataccatggcaacaaaaagtTTTAGGCACTCGATATTGAACAaaatgcaggcaaactcctgcagattGTCCTATGAAGAcattgctctctctcgctctctttggcagctttggttaaaaatatgactgaagatttgaagttttttttatcaaagctttgatactttttgatactcTCGATCATCAAAATAACAGATACTTTATACATGGTATCGAGTGGTAGtatcaaatatgtttgaaaatgaaaccttagATCAGTGTTTAGGTGTGTCTATGAGCACCAGAGCAGCATAAGCCCATGTGAGGAGTTCTTTAGATGGGAATGAATCAGGCTGAATTTAATTTATAATCTACAAAAGCAAAGCAGACCATCAGGAAAATGTTTATTATGTGTATAAGTTATTTTATATGCCTGTCAGGTGTAAGAGGTGTCAGACCAGGAGATTAACTgcactctgaaaaaaacagccttttttttattcccacaCCAAAGAGGCATTGTGAGCgacatgtaaaacatttaacatgaagGATTAGACTTTTTGTTAGAGAACACCATTTAGAAAAGGACAAGATCACAGAGATCAGACCTGATTGTCGACAGGGGGCGGGGAATTGACACAACCGGAAAGTTCCTTTATTGGCTTTattggctttttaaaaatcagaataGGGAAGAAGGTCCACATTTTCCAGTCCAAATGATTAATATGTCCCTCCAGCAGGACTCATTGAGCCagtgtgttattgtgttaagagagtgtgtgtgacactGGGCATACAGTCTTTAAGCGGATGTCTGTCTTGCACTAATCTTGACTTGAACACTTGGGTTATCTTAGGGCAGGATACAGTCCAAAAGCAGTTCCTTGAAAAAGAGTCTGGTGACCTCTTTGACCGGGGACAACTTAACACAGGTTTTAGAAATCACAGCATACACCTCAGGTTCATAGAGGtgataaaacaaacataacatATGCAGaattgtatttctcttcttGATGTCCGAGTCAGAGATCGTTAGTGCAATTTgcaaaaaacacagcacaatcccctcctttttttctgtcacagttatgccttaaaggtcacatattattctccttttatACCAgattaaataagtctcagagctcctcaaaacatgtcttaaaagtttcttgttaaaaatacaCTCAGATCTGTATTTTATCAtgactataaacccctctatctcagccctgctcagaacaggctgtttgtatgtctgtagctttaaatgtaaatgagataTGGTTTACCATTATCTTCTAGAAGgacttgggtggctcgggctttctcacttcatgccctattgtttacagtgagaagtcagactcggagtgcagaacaaacacctagctgtgggagtgtcacccacatgggggaggagttactgccctttgtgatgtcatgaagggaaaatctccaaacggcctgttagagcacacattttctgaaatggcaaaagacggagaggatggacttttctcataatggcggggtttgtagacagactagagacacgttAAAAAAACCTGGTAGtccatgtgacctttaaagtctgttttagAAAATTCAAGACTAAAGTCAACCTCCAAGTACTACAAGGTAAACATGATTAACAGAATACAACAGGGAATAAAACAGAGTAATGACCACAGGTTTAGAGTATCTCTTCCTGGCCACTACAGTGTAACAATGGGTTTTACTGTCCTGTTGTCAACATCGCCGTGCCATTTCAACACCTGCTTCAACATCATGTAGAAAGCCATTGTTCAATCTGTTCACAGGGCACTGCATTCTGTTGGTGGTGTGAACATTTACAATGAGCATTGTATTTGAAAAGTGCTGCCACTTTGTGCACTCTGAGAGTTAACACCTCATACCGGAGGGTTTTTCACAACTTTCTGCGGATATAAGAGATCAAACTCCTCAAAAATGACAATGTAAACtggacaacaaaagaaaaaaaagaactgtggTTTAGTTAGGATGAAAGTTCTCCTTGATTACAAtctgaatgtattttttcctttattagTGTGCTGTGCGGATGAGTTGTACTCACTTTGTAGCACACAGAATTTTTCAACGTGTCAACAGTACATATAGTCATgctgaacttttattttgtttagacAAAGCAGGCTTTGAGCTTCTGCTCGGAAGAAAAGTACAAAGCAGACAAGGGAGGGATCAGATTTTGAGATAGCGATGATGTACAGTAAAACGCTTTGCATAGATATTGTTCTCTCTTCTTGCAGTTTATTTTGGGCACATTATCCCACACTCTCCTACTGTGGGATCTCACCAGCTACTGATCTTACAGCAAAGAAAAGTGAGAATTTTACATCTGTGTGCTAgcaaagctttgttaaagtacACAAGATACACAAAAACCCGTTCAGATTTACAAGTCAGCAATTGTGacatggagaagaaaaaaaaagtgccagttagacatcactgtgacctgttgATGTCaacactgctgcagaaacacgCAGAACATTTCTGTCAGAGACTGAGCTCAGTGTTTGGGCTCCAAACATGCCGAAGTACCATCTGTTTAGCTGCAGGCAGGGTAAATACAGGGTGCTCCTTGGCTGGCTGTCACAGCTCACTTTCTCAGTTTTGGTCACTAAGATTAAACAGCAACACAGAACAGCAGCACACGTACAACAGAGCATAATCTATTACATCACAAGTAACTGTGACTCAAGTCTGAACCTGGCCACCAATGAATTGGccttaaccttttgtttttttagagacTCACGTGGCAATCCATTACCTttaagaatgaatgaattatttGTAAGATAATCAACAGTTTCTAGATATTTCCAATGAGTGCTGtattaattattcatattttgtgTATGCTAATCCAGAAGTAtcttataaaaaacaaaacataaaagccTAGACctgagtactttttttttttggttcttaaGTCATACTGATTTAATTCCCTTCCGTGTGACATTATCATTACAGTAAATGTAAATACAGACGCAATTTCACCGTGACATGATGTTATTTTGTCAGCAGACGTCCATAAACAGTCGTCTTATGTAACCTCGGCGTTGACGCTATCACAGACATGCAACAGTTGGGCTCGGTCACACACCCTTCACTTGAGAAGTCGGCATTATTTCTTGAAAAATTGTATGAAAGACTCACTTAATAACTATAACTGTAGGCTACCTTTTTTATATCAGGAAAACTGACTGTCTTGATTGCCATGACAACAACTTGGAAATACCCTTGAGTAGAAAAACAAGTTGATTTTTTCCAGGTCAGTGTGGTGTGAAGCCTGAGTGTCAATTAATTTGGGCCAACATGTTAAATATAGTAAACAGGCCACCAAGATTAAAGGAGATCTCTAAAACCAGCAAGAGACACAGTGACCTGTCACCACGGCCACCTAACCTGTCACCATGACGACCTGTAGCCAAAGTGGAATCTGTTCTATTACAACGGCTCGCAGGGCCCTACACTGATTGACATATTGTCGTTATTACACAGTCTCTCGgtactgttgtgtgtttgtgtgtgtgcaatgagTCTGATTGCTTGAGCAGAGAGAGGAATATGTCAGAGAGCCCTCGGGTCAGCACAGAAAGTGGCCGTCTTTGCAGTGTCATTACAAATTTACTGTCCTGATCTCCCCTTAGGACAGGTATTAGTGTGTGGTCAAGGccaacacgcacgcacgcacgcacgcacgcacgcacgcacgcacgcactcacacacacacacacacacacacacacacacacacacacacacacagactgaaggTACTTAGTAGTAGATGCACAGGTCCGGTCAGAAGGTGACTCATGCTATGTGTCACCTCTTGTCATTGGTCATTAGGCTTTTAATCTTAATGTCTCTCTGTCAGATCCATTAACCCCCCCGGCTCAGCTCTCGGCCCACTGGCTCATCCCCACCAACACTTTCTCTTTACAATCACTGACTTGAACAACACGATCATGTTTGAAGATAACAGGATGTGGTACAGATATACTGAATAAAATATGTCGAATTATTGCCCAGCCAATCTCATCTCATTCTCTGAAGCCATCTTAGCGTAGCCAATTTGTATAGGCTTCAGTGATTCAGAACAGCAAGGATAAAGAAGGCCAAGCATTTTTGTTTCTATAGGCTTGCATCTCTTACTGTCCGTCTTACAGCTTGTGATTAGAGATGCAATGTATCGCAAGATGCAACAAGATCTGCAGGGTTATAGCCAAGCCCCAAAAAACCTGCAGGATCTACTGAAATCTGTCACATCGTCCCTGCAGAAGCACCTGCAGTGGTGCAgctttgatttttgattttttttgctctttgtcATGAATGCTGTTGatttaaactgtttatttttcaaagctgTAATAAGGGGTGATGCTGGAGTAGATTGCTTTATTTTTAAGTGTTGAAGAAATTACTAAGACTCcatacaataagactcagttgactcagatggcttacgttgatgaaagtttatacatcagatgaatactcatgaggagacatgattcaacatcacacttctgtactcgtgtcttgctcaatcacatctgccgAACTTCTCGAAAGGCATTGCATACATcctaaaagacattatcattatcagggtcacattgacccacctagactaaactgtgacgtctataacactggagcagacgataagtctaccaaacatccttgcagatatcaggaagaacagttgacactctctaagctgtacttggtgttctaataacaattgaactctgtcaggtctgactgacattagagaacagtgaataaccCTCgtgacatctgtacattataatcgaAATAACTACAGAAAATTCCACCACAGTAAGTATGATGAAAAACCATTATTTATGGTCCAGTCCAAGACAGCATCACCCTGTCTGTTGTGAATGATCAGATCCTTTAAAGGACCAACCATTGTTTTGTAAATCTTTCCTGCATACATACGTTTTTATACTTGCCAACCATGTTCACATGCGTTTTATAAACCAGTTTGCACAGTCACGCGTGATGTGATTAAAACGATCCATTCAATTTGGTGTTTGTTGTGATGGAGATCGATAAGCATAGACAGAAGCAGCAATCTGtgataatgtgtttttgaatggcCAAAACAGTCAAATCAGAAACAGGATCAGTTTTATTGGCCGAGTATGTGGGAACATACAAGGACTCTGACTCTGGTTTTACATTCTATTAAATGAACAGATAAATTATATGACGTACTATACTTTAAACAAGCAGCACAAGTTCAACAAAGGTAAAACAATtgctttaaaaaacttaaattgtaaaaaaataaaaccatttcaTGCAGTCCTatgcatttacattttaatatattaaaataataacacCTGTAGATAGGAGACGATGGTGCAATGGAGCGCACAAAGATGCTGAGAGAAATGTAtctcagtgttttcagttttgtATTATGGACAACTTTCAAATGCATACTCCATTAACCTGTTTTTATTGACTTCTCATCctagatgttgttgttgtcctaTGTCTGATCATAGCTGCAGGTGCAGCCCTCACCAGAGCAGACGGTTGAGCGGCTTCCTCGTCTGTGTCATATGGTGAAGGGGGAGCACGGCTACGGCTTCAACCTCCACAGTGATAAGACAAAGAGGGGACAGTTTGTGCGTTCAGTGGACCCTGGCTCAGCTGCTGAGGGTGCAGACATCAGGTCTGGAGACAGACTAGTGGAGGTAcatccaaaaaaacacaagcataCCATACacataacaacacaaagcaaacaataaATCTAGGTTGGTGACCACTGTCCACCCTCTCagaaaatatatacagtatatgtagaCTTGAATCACGGCCCCATTATAGAACTCATCTCTGGGAAAATCAACTGGGAAAACAATGCAACCAGTCCATACATTAATTAGGTCTGTGCACTGATTTGAGTGTGATTGGATTAGAGCAGATTAGTTGGCTTTGAGTGGGTGGAAGAGGAAGGAGCTGTTTAATTTTGGAAAAGGTGCAAAAGACAACATGAGATAATCTTGACTGCAAGTGCCCTTGTCATGGACAAGTCAAGAGGAATAACTGTGCTATCTTAGGCTTGTAAATGTGTGCTTCCAAAtacctcttcctttttttaagatgtatttgtGGGCCTTTAAGGGGAgatagtggggaatgacaagcAGGAAAGGACCCACAGGTGCCGCTCGCTTCAAGGACTTCATGCAATCTAACCACCCCCATTTACCTCTTCTTGTGTGGAGAACGATTAAAAGCAGAAAGGAAAGTCGTGCAAATATATTTGTTTGAACTTGAATCACAGATTCAACAGACCTTTTAGTGTGTGAGACACACTACATGCTTCTAGTGTCTTTTAGTTCACTCAAATATTGTCTCCACTTTTTGTTCCACTCCTTCCTCTGTTCTGATTCTCTTTTTCCACTTGATCAGGTGAATGGAGTGAGCATAGATGGCCTAAGGCACTCAGAGGTTGTTGCTCTCATTAGAGCAGGAGGGCAAGAAGTGCGCCTCCTAGTGGTTGACCTGGAGACAGACGAGCTCTTACACAGACTAGGAATCACACCCACTACCAGACATGAAAGAGGTAATGTtgcaaaccacacacacacacacacacacacacacacacacacacacacacacacacacacacacacacacacgtaggcATATTTAGTAACACACCCCTCTCCAGTCTCCGGAAAGTTGACTCAAGTGCTTCTCTTTACTCCCTCACAGAGGTTTATGTGAATGAATCAACCACAGACAGCATCCAACCT from Labrus bergylta chromosome 1, fLabBer1.1, whole genome shotgun sequence includes these protein-coding regions:
- the LOC110000450 gene encoding Na(+)/H(+) exchange regulatory cofactor NHE-RF2 isoform X2, with translation MESELRPRLCFLTKGERGYGFHLHGERNRGGQYIRKVEPGSSAEMAGLRPGDRVVEVNGENVENETHHQVVNRIREVAHRTRLLVVDKVTDDYLHSHGLSCTEDLAIEMGTLSPRPSPGPTPSTSPLPTGNSPLSPKTHHTHTFHPTAADLTTNTIQRGKVRTTSVTSSTATDTELQVQPSPEQTVERLPRLCHMVKGEHGYGFNLHSDKTKRGQFVRSVDPGSAAEGADIRSGDRLVEVNGVSIDGLRHSEVVALIRAGGQEVRLLVVDLETDELLHRLGITPTTRHEREVYVNESTTDSIQPTPSPTTDIPAADPPIINVTLTDAPITSSSPKPRTNGSSASQSSRSSTTQSEISSSDMSIQVPDEDDRRVSDPFMDSGLRLSPTAAEAKQKALASRNKKRAPPMDWSKRQEIFSNF
- the LOC110000450 gene encoding Na(+)/H(+) exchange regulatory cofactor NHE-RF2 isoform X1: MESELRPRLCFLTKGERGYGFHLHGERNRGGQYIRKVEPGSSAEMAGLRPGDRVVEVNGENVENETHHQQVVNRIREVAHRTRLLVVDKVTDDYLHSHGLSCTEDLAIEMGTLSPRPSPGPTPSTSPLPTGNSPLSPKTHHTHTFHPTAADLTTNTIQRGKVRTTSVTSSTATDTELQVQPSPEQTVERLPRLCHMVKGEHGYGFNLHSDKTKRGQFVRSVDPGSAAEGADIRSGDRLVEVNGVSIDGLRHSEVVALIRAGGQEVRLLVVDLETDELLHRLGITPTTRHEREVYVNESTTDSIQPTPSPTTDIPAADPPIINVTLTDAPITSSSPKPRTNGSSASQSSRSSTTQSEISSSDMSIQVPDEDDRRVSDPFMDSGLRLSPTAAEAKQKALASRNKKRAPPMDWSKRQEIFSNF
- the LOC110000450 gene encoding Na(+)/H(+) exchange regulatory cofactor NHE-RF2 isoform X3, giving the protein MESELRPRLCFLTKGERGYGFHLHGERNRGGQYIRKVEPGSSAEMAGLRPGDRVVEVNGENVENETHHQQVVNRIREVAHRTRLLVVDKVTDDYLHSHGLSCTEDLAIEMGTLSPRPSPGPTPSTSPLPTGNSPLSPKTHHTHTFHPTAADLTTNTIQRGKVRTTSVTSSTATDTELQVQPSPEQTVERLPRLCHMVKGEHGYGFNLHSDKTKRGQFVRSVDPGSAAEGADIRSGDRLVEVNGVSIDGLRHSEVVALIRAGGQEVRLLVVDLETDELLHRLGITPTTRHEREVYVNESTTDSIQPTPSPTTDIPAADPPIINVTLTDAPITSSSPKPRTNGSSASQSSRSSTTQSEISSSDMSIQRCPHGLTSY